The Acidithiobacillus thiooxidans ATCC 19377 DNA window GCTCTGGCTGCCGTGCTTGCCGTTCTGATTGCCGTGATTTTCATGAACGGAAGTCCTTCCTACAAGGTTTTGTACACCAATCTTTCGGATCGTGATGGTGGGCAGGTTATTGCCGAGTTACAGAAGCTGAATGTGCCCTACCAAATCGGTGATGGCGGTGCAGTGATTTCCGTACCCGCCAATCAGGTTTATGCGACCCGCATGAAATTGGCCGCAGACGGGTTACCCAAAGGTGCCGGTGTGGGTTTTGCCATTCTTGACCATGAACCCATGGGGACCAGTGATTTTGTGGAGCACGTGAATTACCAGCGTGCTTTGGAAGGTTCTCTGGAGAGAACCATCGCCTCCCTTAGTTCTGTGGAGGGAGCCAAAGTACATCTGGCCATGCCCAAGCCCTCGGTATTCCTGAGCGAGCAGGAAAAACCCACGGCTTCGGTGATGCTGAACCTGTATCCCGGTCGCGAACTCAGCGGTGCCCAGGTGGCAGGCATTGTTCATCTGGTTGCTGCCAGCGTGCCGGGGCTGATGGACAAAAATGTTACGGTAGTGGATCAGCATGGCAATATACTGAGCACCCGTGGCAATGCGGATAATGGATTACAACCTTCCCAGCTGGCTTACCAGCGTAGCGTGGACCAGCAATACGAAAAACGTATTCAGGCTATTCTGACCCCTATTGTCGGTGCCAAAGGCGTGCGCGTAGCCGTATCGGCAGATATTGATTTCGCCAAAAGTGAAAGCAGTTCGGTGAGTTATGGTAAAGGTCAGATTCTCAGCCAGCAGACCCATAGCACTTCTGGAACCGGTGGTTCCGGGCCTTACGGGGTTCCTGGAGCACTCTCCAACACGCCTCCCGGAGTGGCGGTAGCTCCCCTGGTTGCGCCGGTGGCTTCCGATTTGTCACCTGGAGCGCTTATTGCTCTGGCCCCCACGCTGAAAATGCTGGCGCCTACTGAAAGCAGTGCGGATTCAACCACCAACTACGATGTGGACAAGACCATTGTGCACACGGTTCAGCCGGTAGGAACCGTCAAGCGCCTGTCAGTGGCCGTGCTCGTCGATGACCAGGTTTCCGAAAGTTCTCTGGGTGCCGTCAAGGCAAAACCTTTATCGACGGCGCAATTGGCGCAAATCCAGCAGCTGGTGGAAGATGCCATTGGCTATAATGCCAAGCGGGGCGATACGGTCAAGGTCGTCAATATGCCTTTCACTACCCAGTCAGCAGCAAGCGCATTGCCCTGGTGGCAGCAGTCCTGGTTCCTGAATCTCCTGAACAGCGGGCTGCGTTATCTGGTCATTCTTTTTGTGGCTTTGCTCCTCTATTTTGGTGTTGTCCGCCCGCTTTTAAAACGTCGTGCGCGCCAGGAACCCGGCATGGAGAGTGCGGATATAGAATCTGGAGAAAAATCCGTGAATGAGGCGCGGGCTGCCTCTCCAGAATCAGCAGCAGCAATGGCTAATGCTGAAGCCATTCGCGAGCAGGTCAACATTCCCGGTAATCCCCTGGAAACCGATTTGTATGTCTCCCGGCAGCTGGTCATGCAAGACCCGGCCAGAGCAGCCCAGGTTGTCAAAGAATGGTTGTCTAATGAGCACGAGTGAAGATCTCAGTGGCATGGATCGTAGTGCCATTCTTTTGTTGAGTCTCGGTGAGGATGAAGCTGCTGAAGTCATGCGCCACCTGGGACCGCGAGAAGTGCAGAAGCTTGGTGCGGCAATGGCCCGGATGTCGCATATCTCCACGGACCAGGTACAGGTGGTTCTTTCGGATTTTCGCTCCCGACTGGAGCGCCAGACTTCTCTGGGCGTGGGCAGCGACCAGTATATTCGGGCCATGTTGACCAAGGCTCTGGGCGCGGATAAAGCGGGTAATCTGATTGATCGGATTCTTCATGGTGGTGATGCCAGTGGTCTGGAGAATCTGAAATGGATGGACGCCCGTTCCATAGCCGACTTGATCAAACTGGAGCATCCCCAGGTGGTTGCCATGATTTTTGCCTATATGGAGCCGGAGCAGGCGGGAGAGGTCATTCATCATCTTCCTGATCGCCTGGTCAGTGAAGCCATGATGCGTCTGGCCAGCCTGGAAACGGTGCAGCCTGCGGCCATTCGCGAGTTGAATGAAATTCTGGAGGAACAAATTTCCGGTGAAGCGCAAAGCCTGCAGGTTGCCAGCCTGGGCGGACCAAAAGCCGCCGCTGATGTTCTGAACCGCCTGGAAACCAGTCTTTCATCCAGCATTCTCGACAACATGCGTGAGACCGACGATGAGTTGGCCGACAAGGTTCAGGAAAAAATGTTTGTCTTTGACGACCTGATCAAGCTGGATGACCGCAGCATGCAGGTGTTACTGCGTGAAATACCCTCGGATGGTTTTGTGACGGCGCTGAAGGGTGCCAATGCCGCACTGCGCGAAAAATTCTTTGCCAACATGTCCAAACGTGCGGCAGAAATGATGCGCGATGATCTTGAGGCCAAAGGTCCGGTACGGGTCAGTGAGGTGGAAAGCAGTCAGAAGGCGATTTTGCAGATAGCTACGCGACTGGATGCCGCCGGTCAGCTCAGTCTGGGTGGTGGCAGCAGCGAGGCCATGTTGTGATTGGGCAGCCCCTGTGAACAAGGGTGCGGAGATCATCTCCAGAGACAGCAGTGCTCAGGTACAGCGCTGGCAATTGCCGGAGGTCAAAAATTTTTCACCTGATTCCCAAGGTGCCACGGGCTCGTCACTGGAAGAGGGCGAAACCCTTTCTGCTGCCGCCGTCGCTTTACCAACCGCTGAACAACTCCAGGCCATTTATGCGGAAAGTGAGCAGAAAGGGCATGAGCAGGGTTATCAGCAAGGTTTTAAAGAAGGGCAGGCCGAAGGCTATCAAGAGGGGCTGGCCCGCGCAGAAGCTGAAAGACGTTCTTTGCAGGATATTCTTTCCGGTCTTTTTTCGCCCTTACAAGCCCTGGATGCCAGTGTTGAGCAATCTTTGCTGGCGCTGTCTCTGGAAATCGCCCGCCAGGTTATTCGTCACGAATTGCGGCTCCGCCCGCAAGTCTTGCTGCCCTTGTTGAAGGAAGCATTGCGCGCGGTACCTCTGCGGAGTGTGAACCCGGTTATTCGTTTGCATCCTGATGATGTGGATATGCTGCAGCGTCTTATGCCTGAGCTTGCCGACCAGGGAGTGGATTTGCTTGCTGATCCCCAAATCGAACGGGGAGGCGTCCTGGTTTCTGCGGGTCTGGATGATAATGCGGCCAGACCCGACCGCCGTTGGCAGGATCGGGATATTGATCATGCGGCCACTCAGCTTGATTTGCGCCTGGAAAATCGCTGGCGTGCCGTTCTCGAACGCTTGTTTGGTGAGCTTTCGGTATGATGTTGCGCTTTGCTGATCGGCAAAAATTGTGGGGAGATACCCTGAATCATTATACGCAAAGATTACCTGAAACATTCCCCGCCTTGCTGCCCAGCGGCCGCCTGGTGCGCATGGTGGGGTTGGTTCTGGAAGCCGAAGGGTTTGATG harbors:
- the fliF gene encoding flagellar basal-body MS-ring/collar protein FliF, translated to MATEAATNLNLAGGAAQVQRRWQELPPNRRLGVLVALAAVLAVLIAVIFMNGSPSYKVLYTNLSDRDGGQVIAELQKLNVPYQIGDGGAVISVPANQVYATRMKLAADGLPKGAGVGFAILDHEPMGTSDFVEHVNYQRALEGSLERTIASLSSVEGAKVHLAMPKPSVFLSEQEKPTASVMLNLYPGRELSGAQVAGIVHLVAASVPGLMDKNVTVVDQHGNILSTRGNADNGLQPSQLAYQRSVDQQYEKRIQAILTPIVGAKGVRVAVSADIDFAKSESSSVSYGKGQILSQQTHSTSGTGGSGPYGVPGALSNTPPGVAVAPLVAPVASDLSPGALIALAPTLKMLAPTESSADSTTNYDVDKTIVHTVQPVGTVKRLSVAVLVDDQVSESSLGAVKAKPLSTAQLAQIQQLVEDAIGYNAKRGDTVKVVNMPFTTQSAASALPWWQQSWFLNLLNSGLRYLVILFVALLLYFGVVRPLLKRRARQEPGMESADIESGEKSVNEARAASPESAAAMANAEAIREQVNIPGNPLETDLYVSRQLVMQDPARAAQVVKEWLSNEHE
- the fliG gene encoding flagellar motor switch protein FliG, producing MSTSEDLSGMDRSAILLLSLGEDEAAEVMRHLGPREVQKLGAAMARMSHISTDQVQVVLSDFRSRLERQTSLGVGSDQYIRAMLTKALGADKAGNLIDRILHGGDASGLENLKWMDARSIADLIKLEHPQVVAMIFAYMEPEQAGEVIHHLPDRLVSEAMMRLASLETVQPAAIRELNEILEEQISGEAQSLQVASLGGPKAAADVLNRLETSLSSSILDNMRETDDELADKVQEKMFVFDDLIKLDDRSMQVLLREIPSDGFVTALKGANAALREKFFANMSKRAAEMMRDDLEAKGPVRVSEVESSQKAILQIATRLDAAGQLSLGGGSSEAML
- a CDS encoding flagellar assembly protein FliH encodes the protein MNKGAEIISRDSSAQVQRWQLPEVKNFSPDSQGATGSSLEEGETLSAAAVALPTAEQLQAIYAESEQKGHEQGYQQGFKEGQAEGYQEGLARAEAERRSLQDILSGLFSPLQALDASVEQSLLALSLEIARQVIRHELRLRPQVLLPLLKEALRAVPLRSVNPVIRLHPDDVDMLQRLMPELADQGVDLLADPQIERGGVLVSAGLDDNAARPDRRWQDRDIDHAATQLDLRLENRWRAVLERLFGELSV